A genomic region of Thermodesulfovibrio aggregans contains the following coding sequences:
- a CDS encoding tetratricopeptide repeat protein, translating to MPQANKNLKFIKRKKHDIAIAKYTKIIKKEPDNYQAYKERGNAYYRKKLYHLAIADYTKAIELKPDYFLAYNNRGIVYSVLGLYELAIADYNKAIELKPNNGMPYNNRGFTYLLMGKLEEAERDISKSIELNPNNIYALNSMAELFAIKGMPEEACKWLLQAIEKGYNNWKYLKTSKTYDLIRNHPCFQAIMEKFCSRSSHTEIFKS from the coding sequence ATGCCACAGGCAAATAAAAATTTAAAATTTATAAAAAGAAAAAAGCACGATATTGCAATTGCAAAGTATACAAAAATTATAAAAAAAGAGCCTGATAACTATCAGGCTTATAAAGAAAGAGGAAATGCATATTACCGAAAAAAACTTTATCATCTTGCAATAGCAGATTACACAAAGGCTATTGAGCTTAAACCAGATTACTTTCTTGCTTATAATAATCGTGGAATTGTTTATTCAGTTTTGGGTCTATACGAGTTAGCAATTGCAGATTATAATAAGGCTATTGAGTTAAAACCAAACAATGGAATGCCATACAACAACAGAGGATTCACATATCTACTAATGGGTAAATTAGAAGAAGCTGAGAGAGATATTAGTAAATCAATTGAACTTAATCCTAACAACATCTATGCATTAAACAGTATGGCAGAACTTTTTGCTATAAAAGGAATGCCTGAAGAAGCCTGTAAATGGCTACTTCAGGCAATTGAAAAAGGCTACAATAACTGGAAATATCTTAAAACATCCAAAACATATGATCTCATAAGAAATCATCCTTGTTTTCAAGCAATTATGGAAAAATTTTGTTCAAGGTCTTCCCACACTGAAATATTCAAATCCTAA
- a CDS encoding cation diffusion facilitator family transporter: MQHSSTKKLSFALGITFFIFIFELIGGLISNSLALLSDAGHVFTDSFALILSLIASIIVRKPSNKKATYGYHKIGILAAFINGLSLILIAGLIFFEGYQRLINPPKIDFAIMLPVAVFGFLGNLLMAWILGHKHEDLNLKSAWLHVIGDTISSAGVIVAGLIIKFTGWFIIDPIVSLFVGIIIIVGGIRVIKDSLWIFLDFVPKGFDIEEITEKIKKIKGITDIHDIHIWSIGFGVPAFSAHVVVENQLLSEADTIRKQIERELENMGIKHSVIQVECIKCEKSSIYCNSINNKHH, from the coding sequence ATGCAGCATTCTTCTACAAAAAAACTATCTTTTGCCTTAGGAATAACCTTTTTTATTTTCATTTTTGAACTAATTGGTGGGCTAATAAGTAACAGTCTTGCTTTGCTTAGTGATGCTGGACATGTTTTTACCGATTCCTTTGCATTAATTCTTAGTCTGATTGCTTCAATTATTGTTAGAAAACCATCAAATAAGAAAGCTACATATGGATATCATAAAATTGGTATTCTTGCAGCATTTATAAACGGACTTAGTCTTATTTTGATTGCTGGTTTAATATTTTTTGAAGGTTATCAAAGACTGATTAATCCACCAAAAATTGACTTTGCAATAATGCTTCCTGTGGCAGTGTTTGGTTTTTTAGGTAATCTACTTATGGCTTGGATTTTAGGTCATAAACATGAAGATTTGAATTTAAAAAGTGCATGGCTTCATGTAATTGGAGATACCATCTCTTCTGCAGGAGTAATTGTTGCAGGTTTAATCATAAAATTTACAGGATGGTTTATAATTGATCCGATAGTAAGCTTGTTTGTGGGAATAATTATTATTGTTGGCGGGATAAGAGTTATCAAGGATTCTCTATGGATTTTCCTCGACTTTGTTCCTAAAGGATTTGACATAGAGGAAATAACAGAAAAAATAAAGAAAATTAAAGGAATTACTGATATTCATGATATTCATATATGGTCAATAGGTTTTGGTGTTCCAGCCTTTTCAGCTCATGTAGTTGTTGAAAATCAACTTCTAAGTGAAGCAGATACAATAAGAAAACAGATTGAAAGGGAACTTGAAAATATGGGGATCAAACACAGTGTTATTCAAGTAGAGTGTATTAAATGCGAAAAAAGCTCAATCTATTGTAATTCTATAAATAATAAACATCACTAA
- a CDS encoding tetratricopeptide repeat protein — MRSLILIILLFIPSFLFAEDSVYVFITDENNKPFYGYKLLETQRDDIYVSKIEPIKKWITSLKSQLIVVHNGHVYPVKDSIIIDKKQGIALLLIDFLQRKPIYFNPEEVLIDRDIKVLMENKKNIYSKVKNLFPLETKKIEIKKQETDYIALAEKYEKIGNWSMALSMYENLLKNKQEDNIIKKIGVLYYRIGNFKKAKEYFKMLSNIEENVIKVVGIYIIEKDFNGALKVINNSGLNSAYIHYLRGILYYLINDKERAYKEVSILSSMNSTYAQNLRDLLR; from the coding sequence ATGAGAAGTTTAATTTTAATTATTTTGCTATTTATTCCATCTTTCCTATTTGCTGAAGATTCAGTCTATGTTTTCATTACCGATGAAAATAACAAACCTTTTTACGGGTATAAACTTCTTGAAACACAAAGAGACGATATTTATGTCAGCAAAATTGAGCCAATAAAGAAGTGGATTACTTCTCTTAAGTCGCAGTTAATTGTTGTGCATAATGGGCATGTTTATCCTGTTAAAGACTCAATTATCATAGATAAAAAACAGGGTATTGCCCTTTTATTGATTGATTTTTTACAGAGAAAACCTATTTATTTTAATCCAGAAGAAGTTTTGATTGACAGAGATATAAAGGTGCTAATGGAAAATAAAAAAAATATTTACTCAAAAGTTAAAAATTTATTTCCTCTGGAAACAAAAAAAATAGAGATAAAAAAACAGGAAACAGATTATATTGCTTTAGCTGAAAAATATGAAAAAATAGGCAACTGGAGCATGGCTTTATCAATGTATGAAAATTTACTTAAAAATAAGCAGGAAGATAATATTATAAAAAAAATTGGAGTTCTCTATTATCGTATTGGAAACTTCAAAAAAGCAAAGGAATATTTCAAAATGCTATCAAATATTGAAGAAAATGTTATAAAAGTTGTTGGAATCTATATAATTGAAAAAGATTTTAATGGTGCATTAAAGGTTATAAATAATTCAGGGTTAAATTCTGCATATATCCACTATCTGAGGGGAATTCTTTATTACCTGATCAATGACAAAGAAAGAGCTTATAAAGAAGTTTCGATACTTTCTTCTATGAATAGCACTTATGCTCAAAATCTGAGAGACCTTTTAAGATAA
- a CDS encoding AAA family ATPase: MIKIDLNEEFLRALNLAENTNKNLFITGKAGTGKSTFLNYFREKTKKDIVVLAPTGVAAVNTKGQTIHSFFNFKPDITINKIREIKPRNPALYKKLDCIIIDEISMVRADLLDCVDAFLKIHGPKKKKPFGGIQAIFIGDLYQLPPVVTSKEKNIFRDFYNTPYFFSSNVFNEMEFEFIEFEKVYRQSDIEFLEILNSIRNNTVNDEIIEKLNKRVNPYFEQNDEDFCIYLTTTNKMAEKINFERLSKIKHKEFKYYGFINGEFTEQELPTSQELVLKVDAQVMLLNNDSKGRWINGDIGRIVKIETRKTEPDIIHVELQNGEVVEVTPFTWEMYEFYYDKDRKKILTQTIGDFTQYPLKLAWAITIHKSQGLTFDKLILDIGRGTFSHGQLYVALSRCRTLQGLILKKPLSKKHILLDKRVVGFLTKFQYRHSEKNLPIEEKIKIIKNAIETEKNLELVYLKSTDVKSKRVVKPIYIGEIEYGSRTFLGLKAFCMLRNEERNFNVEKIIELKLID, from the coding sequence ATGATTAAAATCGATTTAAACGAAGAATTCCTCAGAGCTTTAAACTTAGCTGAAAATACAAATAAAAATTTATTTATAACAGGTAAAGCAGGCACAGGCAAGTCAACATTTTTAAACTATTTTAGAGAAAAAACGAAAAAAGATATTGTAGTTCTTGCACCAACAGGTGTAGCTGCAGTAAATACTAAAGGACAGACAATTCATTCATTTTTTAACTTTAAACCTGATATAACTATAAATAAAATAAGAGAGATAAAACCTAGAAATCCAGCACTTTATAAGAAACTTGACTGCATCATCATTGATGAAATCTCAATGGTAAGAGCTGATCTTCTTGACTGCGTTGATGCTTTTTTAAAAATTCATGGTCCAAAGAAGAAAAAACCCTTTGGTGGTATTCAGGCGATCTTTATAGGTGATCTATATCAACTGCCCCCTGTTGTTACATCAAAAGAAAAAAACATTTTTAGAGATTTTTATAATACACCTTACTTTTTTAGTTCTAATGTTTTTAATGAGATGGAATTTGAATTTATTGAGTTTGAGAAGGTTTACAGACAGTCTGATATTGAATTTCTTGAAATTCTCAACTCAATTAGAAATAACACTGTAAATGACGAAATTATTGAGAAATTAAATAAGAGAGTAAATCCTTATTTTGAGCAAAATGATGAAGATTTTTGTATTTATCTTACAACAACAAATAAAATGGCTGAGAAAATAAATTTTGAAAGACTCTCAAAGATAAAACATAAAGAATTCAAATACTACGGGTTTATTAATGGAGAATTTACTGAACAGGAACTTCCTACATCTCAAGAGCTTGTTCTTAAAGTTGATGCTCAGGTAATGCTTCTTAATAATGATTCAAAAGGAAGATGGATAAATGGTGATATAGGGAGAATAGTCAAGATAGAAACAAGAAAAACAGAGCCAGATATAATACATGTGGAACTTCAGAATGGAGAAGTTGTTGAGGTTACACCATTTACATGGGAGATGTATGAGTTTTATTATGACAAAGACAGGAAGAAGATTTTAACTCAGACAATTGGAGATTTTACTCAATATCCTTTAAAGCTTGCATGGGCTATTACAATTCATAAAAGTCAGGGTTTAACTTTTGATAAATTAATTCTTGACATAGGAAGAGGAACTTTTTCACATGGTCAATTATACGTGGCATTGTCAAGATGTCGAACTCTACAGGGATTAATATTAAAAAAACCTCTTTCAAAGAAACATATACTACTTGATAAAAGAGTTGTTGGATTTCTCACAAAATTTCAATACAGGCATTCAGAAAAAAATCTACCAATTGAGGAAAAAATAAAAATTATAAAAAATGCAATAGAAACCGAGAAAAATCTGGAACTTGTCTACCTGAAATCTACAGATGTAAAATCAAAAAGAGTTGTAAAACCTATCTACATTGGAGAAATTGAGTACGGTAGTCGAACATTTCTTGGATTAAAGGCTTTCTGCATGCTACGAAATGAGGAAAGAAATTTCAATGTCGAAAAAATTATTGAACTGAAGCTCATAGATTAA
- a CDS encoding RCKP-type rubredoxin-like domain-containing protein has protein sequence MAIFKCSNCGATKEGKCKPQKCPKCGQKGTMQKVS, from the coding sequence ATGGCAATTTTTAAATGCAGTAATTGCGGAGCTACAAAAGAAGGAAAATGCAAACCTCAGAAATGTCCAAAATGTGGGCAGAAAGGAACTATGCAGAAAGTATCTTAA
- the mtnP gene encoding S-methyl-5'-thioadenosine phosphorylase: protein MKIGIIGGSGLSESDIKKEVITINTPYGEPSCPYEIEEFDDIKVLFLRRHGQKHSIPPHRVNYRANIWGFKTVGIERIFAVFATGSLDEYFPPGSIVIPDQIIDFTQGMRANTFYEEGKVVHIDFTEPFCSEMRHYLLDTARKLGIDVIPSATYVCVNGPRLETAAEIKFFRNIGADIIGMTAMPEASLAREAEICYAAVAVVANYAAGISKFPLTVKEVIETMQDTIETVGLLIRETIKRLPQERGCLCKNALKKASF from the coding sequence GTGAAAATAGGAATAATTGGCGGTAGTGGACTTAGTGAATCAGATATAAAAAAAGAGGTTATCACTATAAACACTCCCTATGGTGAGCCTTCATGTCCCTATGAAATAGAAGAATTTGATGATATAAAAGTTTTATTTCTCAGAAGACACGGACAGAAACACAGCATTCCTCCTCATAGAGTAAATTACAGAGCTAATATCTGGGGATTTAAAACTGTCGGAATAGAGAGGATTTTTGCAGTTTTTGCTACAGGTTCTTTAGATGAATATTTTCCTCCGGGGAGCATAGTTATACCAGATCAGATAATAGATTTCACCCAAGGAATGAGAGCCAATACTTTTTATGAAGAGGGAAAGGTTGTTCATATAGATTTCACAGAACCATTCTGCTCTGAAATGAGACACTATCTACTGGATACAGCCAGAAAATTAGGAATTGATGTAATACCTAGTGCAACATATGTTTGTGTAAATGGTCCCAGACTCGAGACAGCCGCTGAGATAAAATTTTTTAGAAATATTGGAGCTGACATCATTGGCATGACAGCTATGCCCGAAGCTTCTCTGGCAAGAGAAGCTGAAATATGTTATGCAGCAGTTGCTGTTGTTGCAAACTATGCAGCTGGAATATCAAAATTTCCTCTTACAGTTAAAGAGGTTATTGAAACAATGCAGGATACAATTGAGACAGTAGGCTTACTCATAAGAGAGACGATAAAGAGATTACCACAAGAAAGGGGTTGTCTCTGTAAAAATGCTCTTAAGAAAGCTTCTTTTTAG
- a CDS encoding zinc-dependent dehydrogenase, whose amino-acid sequence MKVAKLYRFGDIKIEEIPLPEPSPKEALVRVKACGICSGDVMPWYIEKKAPLVLGHEISGEIVKIGDEIRAKVSLNEGDRVAIHHHAPCMSCFYCRRGDFVQCDTWKKSKIIPGGLSEYIVVPEVNLKNDTLKLPDSVSFEQGALVEPVACVVKSLKRANIKKGDTVLVIGLGVMGQIHIMLAKDFGAQMIIGADMVPFRLDKALEAGADYVVDVSREDIFEKLSDLTDGLMAQAVIVGPGNVDVIANSTKLVSRGGTLLIFTPTPPEQRLCFSVNDIYFNDITITTSYSCGPDDTKEALRFIENGVVNSDLLITHRFPLEKVKEAYEITAMAKNSLKCMILFDN is encoded by the coding sequence GTGAAAGTAGCAAAACTTTACAGATTTGGCGATATAAAAATTGAAGAAATTCCCTTACCAGAGCCTTCACCCAAAGAAGCTCTGGTAAGGGTAAAAGCCTGCGGAATATGCTCTGGTGATGTAATGCCATGGTATATTGAAAAAAAAGCACCTCTTGTTTTAGGTCACGAAATTTCAGGAGAAATTGTAAAAATTGGAGATGAAATTAGAGCAAAAGTTTCTTTAAATGAAGGAGACAGAGTTGCGATTCATCATCACGCACCATGTATGAGTTGTTTTTACTGCAGAAGAGGTGATTTTGTTCAATGTGATACATGGAAAAAATCAAAGATTATTCCAGGAGGACTATCTGAATATATAGTTGTTCCAGAAGTCAATTTAAAAAATGACACTCTAAAGCTTCCAGATTCAGTTTCCTTTGAGCAGGGAGCGCTTGTTGAACCAGTTGCGTGTGTTGTTAAATCTTTAAAAAGAGCAAACATAAAAAAGGGTGATACAGTATTGGTTATTGGACTTGGTGTAATGGGACAAATACATATAATGCTTGCGAAGGATTTTGGTGCTCAGATGATTATTGGTGCAGATATGGTGCCATTCAGGCTGGACAAAGCACTGGAGGCTGGTGCAGATTATGTAGTTGATGTTTCAAGGGAAGATATTTTTGAAAAATTGAGTGATTTGACAGATGGATTAATGGCTCAGGCAGTTATAGTTGGACCTGGAAATGTTGATGTAATTGCAAATTCTACGAAACTTGTTTCCCGTGGAGGAACTCTTTTGATATTCACTCCAACACCTCCAGAACAGAGACTTTGTTTTTCAGTAAACGATATTTATTTTAATGATATTACAATTACAACAAGTTACTCCTGCGGACCTGATGATACAAAAGAAGCATTGAGATTTATAGAGAATGGTGTTGTGAATTCGGATTTACTTATTACCCATAGATTTCCATTAGAAAAAGTTAAGGAAGCCTATGAAATTACAGCAATGGCAAAGAATTCTTTAAAATGCATGATACTGTTTGATAACTGA
- a CDS encoding UDP-glucose dehydrogenase family protein, which produces MHIAIIGTGYVGLVTGACFAEFGVFVTCVDKDEDKIEKLKKGIIPFYEPGLDEIVKRNLKENRLKFTTRIDEAVNESLVIFIAVGTPPRGDGSANLEYVEEVAKEIAKNMNSYKVIVTKSTVPVGTGFKIKEIIKKNLEKPVNFDIVSNPEFLREGSAVEDFMRPNRVVIGAESDQAVAIMKDLYRPLYLIETPFVITNIATAELIKYATNSFLATKISFINEISALCELVGADVNTVAKAMGLDGRIGPKFLHAGIGFGGSCLPKDTMALLKIAEEKGIRLRIVKAAVEVNQWQRERLISKIIEAFNSNIEGKVIGILGLSFKPNTDDIREAPALSIIQSLLNKKAMIKVYDPQAMENTKKVFPNIIYCSDAYSVAEGADALVVVTEWNQFRNLDLEKVKKIMRGSLFFDFRNIYDPLKVRQLGFEYFSVGRP; this is translated from the coding sequence ATGCATATAGCCATAATTGGTACAGGATATGTCGGACTTGTAACTGGTGCTTGTTTTGCAGAGTTTGGAGTTTTTGTTACCTGTGTAGATAAAGATGAAGATAAGATTGAAAAACTGAAAAAAGGAATAATTCCCTTTTATGAGCCAGGACTTGATGAGATTGTAAAGAGAAACTTGAAGGAAAATAGATTAAAGTTTACCACTCGTATCGATGAAGCAGTGAATGAATCTCTTGTTATATTTATCGCCGTAGGAACACCTCCAAGAGGAGATGGTTCTGCAAATCTTGAGTATGTGGAAGAGGTAGCTAAAGAGATTGCAAAAAATATGAATAGTTACAAGGTCATTGTAACAAAAAGCACAGTGCCTGTTGGAACAGGATTTAAAATAAAAGAAATTATCAAAAAAAATCTTGAAAAACCTGTTAATTTTGATATTGTTTCAAATCCTGAATTTTTAAGAGAAGGCTCTGCTGTTGAAGATTTTATGCGTCCAAACAGGGTAGTAATAGGCGCAGAAAGTGATCAAGCAGTTGCAATAATGAAAGATCTTTATAGACCTTTATATTTAATTGAAACTCCCTTTGTAATTACCAATATAGCGACCGCTGAACTAATAAAATATGCTACCAATAGTTTTCTTGCTACCAAAATTTCATTTATCAATGAAATCTCAGCACTTTGTGAGTTAGTAGGTGCAGATGTTAATACTGTAGCAAAAGCCATGGGACTTGATGGAAGAATTGGGCCAAAATTTCTTCATGCAGGGATAGGTTTTGGCGGTTCCTGTTTACCAAAAGATACAATGGCACTTTTAAAAATTGCTGAAGAAAAAGGAATAAGGCTTCGCATTGTTAAAGCTGCAGTTGAAGTAAATCAATGGCAGAGAGAGAGATTAATTTCAAAAATAATAGAGGCTTTTAATAGTAATATTGAAGGAAAAGTTATTGGAATTCTCGGTTTATCATTTAAACCAAACACTGATGATATAAGAGAAGCTCCAGCATTATCTATAATTCAAAGTTTACTTAATAAAAAAGCAATGATTAAGGTTTATGATCCACAGGCTATGGAGAATACTAAGAAAGTTTTTCCAAATATAATCTATTGCTCCGATGCTTACTCAGTAGCAGAGGGAGCTGATGCGTTGGTTGTTGTTACTGAGTGGAACCAATTTAGAAATCTTGATCTGGAAAAAGTTAAAAAAATCATGAGAGGTAGTTTATTTTTTGATTTTAGAAATATCTATGACCCTTTAAAAGTAAGACAATTAGGATTTGAATATTTCAGTGTGGGAAGACCTTGA
- the hemH gene encoding ferrochelatase, with amino-acid sequence MDSKIGVLLLNMGGPDSLSAIKPFLYNLFSDPYIVNFGFMQKPLAWLISNLRSGKIKKAYEKIGGKSPLKEITEAQARALEEALGDNFKVLVGMRYWHPFIEEALQDFLKLKIKKVVAISLYPQFCRATTLSVCEKFKELADGYFDFKIIKSWCDYPLFIEAWVENIERSLKKLGNDCFLLFSAHGIPISLHKKGDPYISEVERTVKAITNRMNLKQFKICYQSRTGPVKWVEPSTDEVIKDLSKEGIKKILIIPVSFVSDHIETLYEIDFVYKKMAEESGVKLYRVDSLNTSSKFIEALKNLVLESLEGGS; translated from the coding sequence ATGGACAGTAAAATTGGAGTATTACTGCTTAACATGGGAGGACCTGACAGTCTCTCAGCAATTAAACCCTTTCTTTATAATCTTTTTAGCGATCCTTACATAGTAAACTTTGGATTTATGCAAAAACCTCTTGCATGGCTTATTTCTAATTTAAGGTCAGGTAAGATTAAAAAAGCATATGAAAAAATTGGTGGTAAATCTCCTTTAAAGGAAATTACAGAGGCACAGGCAAGAGCTCTTGAAGAAGCATTGGGGGATAATTTTAAAGTTTTAGTTGGGATGCGATACTGGCACCCTTTTATTGAGGAAGCTCTACAAGATTTTTTAAAATTAAAAATAAAAAAAGTTGTTGCTATTTCGCTTTATCCTCAATTTTGTAGGGCTACTACTCTTTCAGTATGTGAGAAATTTAAAGAATTGGCAGATGGATACTTTGACTTTAAAATTATAAAATCATGGTGCGACTATCCTCTATTTATTGAAGCATGGGTTGAGAACATTGAAAGATCATTAAAAAAACTTGGAAATGACTGTTTTTTACTTTTCAGTGCCCATGGAATTCCTATTTCACTTCATAAAAAGGGTGATCCCTATATCTCTGAAGTAGAGAGAACCGTAAAAGCTATTACCAATAGGATGAACCTAAAGCAATTTAAAATATGTTATCAAAGTAGAACTGGACCTGTTAAGTGGGTAGAACCCTCAACTGACGAAGTTATAAAAGATCTAAGCAAAGAGGGAATTAAAAAAATTTTAATCATACCTGTGAGCTTTGTATCTGATCATATAGAGACTCTTTATGAGATTGACTTTGTTTACAAAAAAATGGCAGAGGAATCAGGGGTAAAACTTTACAGGGTTGACTCCTTAAACACCTCATCAAAGTTTATTGAAGCTCTCAAAAATCTTGTATTAGAATCTTTAGAAGGAGGAAGTTAA
- the yedF gene encoding sulfurtransferase-like selenium metabolism protein YedF: MEIDARGLACPKPIILAEEALSKMQEGVVTIVVDNEGSMENLKKYATRFGYYYEVEKEEDYWKVKIVKGYTCQITSHKEKPAKKDLLVIITSDVIGKDEKLGRILMKAYFETMIATKQLPQMIFLMNTAVKLSTVDEEFIQLLKKIEEMGTEIFTCGTCLKYYNLEDRLKVGFRGTTNHFVEGMFDFNKTVWIG; the protein is encoded by the coding sequence ATGGAGATAGATGCGAGAGGATTAGCATGTCCTAAGCCAATTATCCTTGCGGAAGAGGCATTATCAAAAATGCAAGAGGGAGTGGTAACAATAGTTGTTGATAATGAAGGTTCTATGGAAAATTTAAAGAAATATGCTACTCGATTTGGTTATTATTATGAAGTTGAAAAAGAGGAAGATTACTGGAAAGTTAAAATAGTTAAAGGGTATACATGTCAGATTACTTCGCATAAAGAAAAACCTGCTAAAAAAGATTTACTTGTTATCATTACATCAGATGTAATTGGTAAAGATGAGAAACTTGGTAGAATTCTTATGAAAGCCTACTTTGAAACAATGATAGCAACAAAGCAACTTCCCCAGATGATTTTTTTAATGAATACAGCTGTTAAGCTTTCTACTGTAGATGAAGAGTTTATTCAGCTTCTAAAAAAGATTGAAGAAATGGGAACAGAGATATTTACATGCGGAACATGCCTTAAGTATTATAACCTTGAAGATAGACTCAAAGTTGGATTCAGAGGCACCACAAATCATTTTGTCGAGGGAATGTTTGATTTTAATAAAACTGTATGGATTGGTTGA
- the queF gene encoding preQ(1) synthase has translation MLYGEKAIEEAKLEAWDNPYPDRDYRIEISFPEFTCLCPRSGYPDFATIKISYIPDKKIVELKSLKLYLNSYRDKYISHEAVTNKIYDDLHNLLKPRFLEVIGDFNPRGNVKTIIKVSS, from the coding sequence ATGCTTTATGGTGAAAAAGCTATAGAAGAGGCAAAACTTGAAGCATGGGACAATCCATATCCTGATAGAGATTACAGAATTGAGATCAGCTTTCCTGAGTTTACATGTTTATGCCCAAGATCTGGATATCCTGATTTTGCAACAATTAAGATAAGCTACATTCCTGATAAAAAAATTGTTGAGCTTAAATCATTAAAACTTTACCTTAATTCTTACAGAGATAAATACATTTCTCACGAAGCGGTAACGAATAAAATATATGATGATCTTCACAATCTTCTTAAACCAAGATTTCTTGAAGTGATTGGAGACTTTAATCCAAGAGGAAATGTAAAAACCATTATAAAAGTGTCCTCATAG
- a CDS encoding rubredoxin, with amino-acid sequence MNEDKKEKFMQYRCCHCGYIYDPSKGCEKNNVKPNTSFEEVPEEYRCPVCKSKKSGFVPIK; translated from the coding sequence ATGAATGAAGACAAAAAAGAAAAATTTATGCAGTATAGGTGTTGTCACTGTGGATATATTTATGATCCTTCAAAAGGCTGTGAGAAAAATAACGTAAAACCAAACACATCATTTGAAGAAGTCCCAGAAGAATATCGCTGTCCTGTGTGTAAATCTAAGAAATCTGGCTTTGTTCCAATAAAATAA
- a CDS encoding L,D-transpeptidase family protein, whose product MLLRKLLFSFLILLFFINSTSAYEVADLVVVIKSKRVMFLMNEGKIIKAYRIALGKNPVGKKTVQGDGKTPEGRYYIVGRNPNSSFYKALKISYPNEQDVEYATKIGLKPGSGIMIHGLSKRVEYLGKYHVIDDWTEGCIAVTNEEMDEIWNLVPDGTPVEILP is encoded by the coding sequence ATGCTCTTAAGAAAGCTTCTTTTTAGTTTTTTAATTTTGCTTTTTTTTATTAATTCAACATCAGCATATGAAGTTGCCGATTTGGTAGTTGTTATTAAATCAAAGAGAGTCATGTTTCTAATGAATGAAGGTAAAATAATCAAAGCCTATAGAATTGCTCTTGGAAAAAATCCTGTAGGAAAAAAAACAGTTCAGGGAGATGGAAAAACTCCTGAGGGAAGATACTACATAGTTGGCAGAAATCCAAACAGTAGTTTTTATAAAGCACTTAAAATATCTTATCCAAACGAACAGGATGTTGAGTATGCTACAAAAATTGGTTTAAAGCCAGGTAGTGGGATAATGATACATGGCCTTTCAAAAAGGGTGGAGTATCTTGGAAAATATCATGTAATTGATGATTGGACAGAAGGCTGCATTGCTGTAACCAATGAGGAAATGGATGAGATATGGAACTTAGTGCCTGATGGTACTCCAGTGGAGATTCTTCCATGA
- a CDS encoding UbiX family flavin prenyltransferase, which produces MERLILAITGASGIIYGIRLLDELSKNFEVSVILSKNAIQVIKHEIGIESLHEFKQRFNKPNIKIYSENDIDASVASGSYKTRGMFIVPCSMKTLSSIASGYADNLITRAADVTIKEGRKLIISPREMPLSSIHLENMLKLAKIGVIIAPPVPAFYHKPNTIDDIVNFIVGKLLDSMGIENQLYRRWNGQ; this is translated from the coding sequence ATGGAAAGATTAATTCTGGCAATTACAGGAGCTTCAGGCATAATTTATGGAATAAGACTTCTTGATGAACTTTCTAAAAATTTTGAAGTTTCTGTAATTTTATCTAAAAATGCAATTCAGGTGATTAAGCATGAAATAGGGATAGAAAGCCTACATGAGTTTAAACAGAGATTTAATAAACCAAATATAAAGATTTATTCTGAAAATGATATTGATGCTTCAGTAGCAAGCGGCTCTTATAAAACCAGAGGGATGTTCATTGTTCCCTGTTCAATGAAGACTCTATCTTCAATTGCCAGTGGTTATGCCGATAATTTAATTACAAGAGCTGCTGATGTGACGATTAAGGAAGGAAGAAAACTCATTATTTCTCCAAGAGAAATGCCTCTTAGTTCAATTCATCTTGAAAATATGCTAAAACTTGCTAAAATTGGAGTCATCATAGCACCACCAGTGCCTGCTTTTTATCACAAACCCAATACAATTGATGATATTGTTAATTTTATAGTTGGTAAGCTTCTTGATAGCATGGGGATAGAAAATCAACTTTACAGGAGATGGAATGGACAGTAA